GACAAATGTTTTCCAAGTGATATGAAGGCTATGAGTTGAGAGCTGGGTCACCTTTTGATTTGATCCAGCACTTCCAACAACATGGCAACCCATTAATTTAGCGAGTTGGCCAACTATCTGACCAATTGCACCACATGCTGCTGATACATACACATACTCTCCTTTCTTTGGAGAGCAAACCTCATAGAAACCAGCGTAGGCTGTGATACCTGCAACCCCTGCATAAAGAAGCATGAAATAACAAAACAATTGCATGGGTTCTCActggaaaataaaagtttatccTATGTTTGGATTCTTAATTAATCGTGGAAGAGAATTGGAGAAAAATTAATGGAGGaaatgaaagagaaaagaaaggaaaaagaaattttttatttattttattttatttggataAATGAGTAATTTAGAAGAGAAATCAAATTTCTTTCATATGTCCGGATTAGTCGAGCCAATGAAAATTAGATACTAGATGAtatatatcaaaaataaaaagaaatttaattagATGTTATGTACTTATTTCTCACCAATgttagagaaaaatattttggattacgttataaattcattattaatttagtaataaataGTATCACATTATTAAATtcattactattttatttatttattatttaaattatttatttaatcgaTTTAGCAACCAATTTAATAACGGATTGAGATCTGTTATTAATATTTTGCTGATTTAGTAATGGAGTTAATAATCGATCGGTTATTAAATTTACAAACAAtattaaataacaaatttattaattcattattaaattacAAACAAATTATAATATTCATTATTAATATTCATTATTATTTCGATAAATTTTGATAAGTTACCACtattgttgtgaatattttgttttCTGGACGTAGAAAGTAAATGTGATCGAATTATAACCTAATGCTAATTAAATCTCCAGGTTTTGTTGAGCAGTAgtaatttgaaggaaaagaagaTAATCTTTTTTACCTAGAATTCCAGTGTAGTAAGAAAGAGGAAGATCAGTatgttgaattttaaataaaagctGTGGTGATACTATGAGACTATGCTCTTCCCATTTGGTAAAACCCCATGCCAAGTCTCCTTTATTGTAATTTGGGTGTGTAGAATCCGCAACTTTCATCACTCCAAATCCAGTAAGAGGCTGCATGATAAATTCAGATCATCACCAAATCTACAACTATCAACTAACATCAAGAAATTCCAAAACCTATGCAAAtttaacccaaaaaaaaaaaaaaaaaaaaaagattcacCGACCTTTCCTGGCTGGAAAGAAGAAACAATGGAAGGGCCGACGAGGTTGGTCATGCAGCCACGCATATAAGGATCACACGACAAGTAAAGATTCTTCACCAGAAGTGCATCCTTAGTGGCTTCAGGAACACTGAGGTTTATCGAAGAAGTGATAATTTCCATATCAGATTCTTGTGGAAACCCAGTTACGTAGTTCTTCAATACCACCTGCTTGTTGCTGATGATCATTTCGTCACCCATTATGTATAATCTTCTTTCttaatttgatataaatatgtCTGTCTCTCGGCGATCACTTGGTGTCtttgtttttcttcttttgaagCAAATCAGAGTTGCTTGCCTTTTAAAGGGCTTAAGGCAGTGAATATTTCTGGTCAAATCGGGATGCAAAAAATCGAGGCTGCCCAAAATTGTCAAATGGCAGCCCTCAGCAGCCCTTTTAGAGTTTGCaaattatcttcttcttcttctgcttctgctgcTGCTTCTTTCGTCTTTTCCTTCGTAAAAGAAATTTTGCTCGCTAATTTCATTATAAGGTCATTGATGACACAGATATGATTTTTCTTtgataatttcattatttattttatttatattgatgatatgtattttttatcatcattttatttaattcgattcaattgccaattaaatattcaaattaaccatgataaaatattaaaaacaagtaaaaatttgaaaaaaaaaagtttctgTGTATACATAAATAATGCTtcagttaaaattttatttaattacctATTCTGTCTTATAATTACCTATTCATTTCACATGTAtctaaaatatatgaatatatattttttagtaaaaaaaatatatgttttagTCTATATGAAATGATTCACTTTGAATTTTCCCTTTAAAATGATATGGTCTATTAAGCCACTTTGAAATTGGACCAGAATTTATCGATTTTTTGTCCGCATAATTTTTGGATATGGTCAACTCTTCAAACATGGTCATCCACGTGGTCAcctatataaattttaacaataatttaacttttaaatatttattaaattataaaaattaaatgattgaaATTAATTGTATATAATTTACTGTGTTCttctcattaaaaaataaaattcacatACTTtgtaattttcttattttattttatgatattgTATCTACATTATGCTGCAGTACGTATGCATTTTACTTAATTGTGAagtcaaatatattttaatttttataatcatgtcttatttttctaatttcacaggttaattataaataaattcagatggcaaatttaatattttttaatattaaaattagagattgaaataagatttattcagatacatttactaattaaatatatatgtacggtaattaattaaaataaaatttatatttttttaggtcgattttattgaattaaatt
The sequence above is a segment of the Manihot esculenta cultivar AM560-2 chromosome 5, M.esculenta_v8, whole genome shotgun sequence genome. Coding sequences within it:
- the LOC110616244 gene encoding 2-alkenal reductase (NADP(+)-dependent) isoform X3, whose amino-acid sequence is MGDEMIISNKQVVLKNYVTGFPQESDMEIITSSINLSVPEATKDALLVKNLYLSCDPYMRGCMTNLVGPSIVSSFQPGKPLTGFGVMKVADSTHPNYNKGDLAWGFTKWEEHSLIVSPQLLFKIQHTDLPLSYYTGILGEYVYVSAACGAIGQIVGQLAKLMGCHVVGSAGSNQKVDLLKDKLGFDEAFNYKEEQDLDAALKRYFPQGIDIYFDSVGGKMLDAVLLNMRIRGRIAACGMISQYNLDKPEGVHNLMSIIGKRVRVEGFVTGDFYHLYPKFLELVVPYIRQNKIIYVEDVGEGLESGPISLIGLFTGRNIGKQLVIVARE
- the LOC110616244 gene encoding 2-alkenal reductase (NADP(+)-dependent) isoform X2 translates to MGDEMIISNKQVVLKNYVTGFPQESDMEIITSSINLSVPEATKDALLVKNLYLSCDPYMRGCMTNLVGPSIVSSFQPGKPLTGFGVMKVADSTHPNYNKGDLAWGFTKWEEHSLIVSPQLLFKIQHTDLPLSYYTGILGVAGITAYAGFYEVCSPKKGEYVYVSAACGAIGQIVGQLAKLMGCHVVGSAGSNQKDKLGFDEAFNYKEEQDLDAALKRYFPQGIDIYFDSVGGKMLDAVLLNMRIRGRIAACGMISQYNLDKPEGVHNLMSIIGKRVRVEGFVTGDFYHLYPKFLELVVPYIRQNKIIYVEDVGEGLESGPISLIGLFTGRNIGKQLVIVARE
- the LOC110616244 gene encoding 2-alkenal reductase (NADP(+)-dependent) isoform X1 — translated: MGDEMIISNKQVVLKNYVTGFPQESDMEIITSSINLSVPEATKDALLVKNLYLSCDPYMRGCMTNLVGPSIVSSFQPGKPLTGFGVMKVADSTHPNYNKGDLAWGFTKWEEHSLIVSPQLLFKIQHTDLPLSYYTGILGVAGITAYAGFYEVCSPKKGEYVYVSAACGAIGQIVGQLAKLMGCHVVGSAGSNQKVDLLKDKLGFDEAFNYKEEQDLDAALKRYFPQGIDIYFDSVGGKMLDAVLLNMRIRGRIAACGMISQYNLDKPEGVHNLMSIIGKRVRVEGFVTGDFYHLYPKFLELVVPYIRQNKIIYVEDVGEGLESGPISLIGLFTGRNIGKQLVIVARE